One Cervus canadensis isolate Bull #8, Minnesota chromosome 1, ASM1932006v1, whole genome shotgun sequence genomic window carries:
- the CANT1 gene encoding soluble calcium-activated nucleotidase 1 isoform X1 yields MPVQLSSPPEWNESMHSLRISVGGLPVLASMTKAADPRFRPRWRVILPSFVGAAVLWLLYAHRPPPGRPPLPNAHNWKLGQLPAARYNDTYPLSVPQRTPGGTRYRIAVIADLDTKSRAPEENTWVSYLKKGHLTLSDSGDRVAVEWDQGHEVLESHLAEKGRGMELSDLIVFNGKLYSVDDRTGVVYQIDGSRAVPWVILSDGDGTVGKGFKAEWLAVKDEHLYVGGLGKEWTTATGEVLNENPEWVKVVGCRGSVDHENWVSSYNALRAAAGIRPPGYLIHESACWSDTLQRWFFLPRRASHERYSEKDDERRGTNLLLSAAQDFGDITVRHVGAVVPTHGFSSFKFIPNTDDQIIVALKSEEDGGQIATYIMAFTLDGRFLLPETKIGSVKYEGIEFI; encoded by the exons ATGCCCGTCCAGCTCTCCAGCCCCCCGGAATGGAATGAGTCTATGCACTCTCTCCGGATCAGCGTGGGGGGCCTTCCCGTGCTGGCGTCCATGACCAAGGCCGCGGATCCCCGCTTCCGCCCCCGCTGGAGGGTGATCCTGCCGTCCTTCGTGGGCGCCGCCGTCCTCTGGCTGCTCTACGCCCACCGCCCTCCTCCTGGCCGGCCCCCCCTGCCCAACGCCCACAACTGGAAGCTCGGCCAGCTGCCTGCTGCCCGGTACAATGACACCTACCCACTGTCTGTCCCCCAGAGGACGCCGGGCGGGACGCGATACCGGATCGCTGTTATCGCCGACCTGGACACAAAGTCCAGGGCCCCGGAGGAGAACACCTGGGTCAGTTACCTGAAGAAGGGTCACCTGACCCTGTCAGACAGCGGGGACCGGGTGGCCGTGGAGTGGGACCAAGGCCATGAGGTCTTGGAGTCCCACCTGGCGGAAAAGGGGCGGGGCATGGAGCTGTCGGATCTGATCGTCTTCAACGGGAAGCTCTACTCCGTGGACGACCGGACGGGCGTGGTCTACCAGATTGACGGCTCCAGGGCCGTGCCCTGGGTCATCCTGTCAGATGGTGATGGCACCGTGGGGAAAG GCTTCAAAGCCGAGTGGCTGGCCGTGAAGGACGAGCATCTGTATGTGGGCGGCCTGGGCAAGGAGTGGACCACCGCCACGGGGGAGGTGCTGAATGAGAACCCGGAGTGGGTGAAAGTGGTGGGCTGCAGAGGCAGCGTGGACCACGAGAACTGGGTGTCCAGCTACAACGCCCTGCGGGCCGCTGCTGGGATCCGGCCACCAG GCTACCTCATCCACGAGTCTGCCTGCTGGAGCGACACACTGCAGCGCTGGTTCTTCCTGCCGCGCCGCGCCAGCCACGAGCGCTACAGCGAGAAGGACGACGAGCGTCGGGGCACCAACCTGCTGCTGAGCGCCGCCCAGGACTTTGGGGACATCACCGTCCGGCACGTGGGAGCGGTGGTCCCCACCCACGGCTTCTCCTCCTTCAAGTTCATCCCCAACACCGACGACCAGATCATCGTGGCCCTCAAGTCCGAGGAAGACGGCGGCCAGATCGCCACCTACATCATGGCCTTCACGCTGGACGGACGCTTCCTCCTGCCCGAGACCAAGATCGGGAGTGTGAAGTATGAGGGCATAGAGTTCATTTGA
- the CANT1 gene encoding soluble calcium-activated nucleotidase 1 isoform X2, with amino-acid sequence MPVQLSSPPEWNESMHSLRISVGGLPVLASMTKAADPRFRPRWRVILPSFVGAAVLWLLYAHRPPPGRPPLPNAHNWKLGQLPAARYNDTYPLSVPQRTPGGTRYRIAVIADLDTKSRAPEENTWVSYLKKGHLTLSDSGDRVAVEWDQGHEVLESHLAEKGRGMELSDLIVFNGKLYSVDDRTGVVYQIDGSRAVPWVILSDGDGTVGKGYLIHESACWSDTLQRWFFLPRRASHERYSEKDDERRGTNLLLSAAQDFGDITVRHVGAVVPTHGFSSFKFIPNTDDQIIVALKSEEDGGQIATYIMAFTLDGRFLLPETKIGSVKYEGIEFI; translated from the exons ATGCCCGTCCAGCTCTCCAGCCCCCCGGAATGGAATGAGTCTATGCACTCTCTCCGGATCAGCGTGGGGGGCCTTCCCGTGCTGGCGTCCATGACCAAGGCCGCGGATCCCCGCTTCCGCCCCCGCTGGAGGGTGATCCTGCCGTCCTTCGTGGGCGCCGCCGTCCTCTGGCTGCTCTACGCCCACCGCCCTCCTCCTGGCCGGCCCCCCCTGCCCAACGCCCACAACTGGAAGCTCGGCCAGCTGCCTGCTGCCCGGTACAATGACACCTACCCACTGTCTGTCCCCCAGAGGACGCCGGGCGGGACGCGATACCGGATCGCTGTTATCGCCGACCTGGACACAAAGTCCAGGGCCCCGGAGGAGAACACCTGGGTCAGTTACCTGAAGAAGGGTCACCTGACCCTGTCAGACAGCGGGGACCGGGTGGCCGTGGAGTGGGACCAAGGCCATGAGGTCTTGGAGTCCCACCTGGCGGAAAAGGGGCGGGGCATGGAGCTGTCGGATCTGATCGTCTTCAACGGGAAGCTCTACTCCGTGGACGACCGGACGGGCGTGGTCTACCAGATTGACGGCTCCAGGGCCGTGCCCTGGGTCATCCTGTCAGATGGTGATGGCACCGTGGGGAAAG GCTACCTCATCCACGAGTCTGCCTGCTGGAGCGACACACTGCAGCGCTGGTTCTTCCTGCCGCGCCGCGCCAGCCACGAGCGCTACAGCGAGAAGGACGACGAGCGTCGGGGCACCAACCTGCTGCTGAGCGCCGCCCAGGACTTTGGGGACATCACCGTCCGGCACGTGGGAGCGGTGGTCCCCACCCACGGCTTCTCCTCCTTCAAGTTCATCCCCAACACCGACGACCAGATCATCGTGGCCCTCAAGTCCGAGGAAGACGGCGGCCAGATCGCCACCTACATCATGGCCTTCACGCTGGACGGACGCTTCCTCCTGCCCGAGACCAAGATCGGGAGTGTGAAGTATGAGGGCATAGAGTTCATTTGA